GTTCCGGAACAATGGCTTTGATGGATGCAGGTATCAAGTTGAAAAAACCGGTTTCCGGTATTGCAATGGGATTGATCTCAGATGGAGACAGATACGCAGTTCTCTCGGATATTTTAGGAGATGAGGATCATCTTGGAGATATGGACTTCAAAGTGACGGGAACAAAAGATGGAATTACGGCTTGTCAGATGGATATTAAGATCAAGGGCCTTTCATATGACATTCTTGTCAGCGCATTAAAACAGGCTAAAGATGGTCGTTTACACATTTTATCGAAATTGACTGAGACTATTTCAGAGCCTAATAAGGATGTTAAAGCGCATGCTCCAAAAATGGTTACAAGAACTATTCCTGGTGATTATATTGGTGCTTTGATAGGTCCGGGAGGTAAAGTTATTCAGGAGCTTCAGAAAGAAACAGGCACTACAATTGTTATCAATGAAGTTGACGAAGAAGGTGTTGTTGAGATCCTTGGAACGGAACAAGAAGGAATTGACAAGGTTCTAGCGAAGATCAAAGCCATTACTTTTAAACCGGAAAGAGGAAGTATTTACGAAGTAAAAGTGATCAAAATTCTTGATTTCGGAGCGGTAGTTGAATATACCGAGGCACCAGGTAATGAAGTCTTGCTTCATATCTCTGAACTTGCCTGGGAAAGAACCAATAATGTAACTGATGTTGTCAATTTAGGAGATATCATCGATGTTAAATATTTTGGTGTGGACCCAAAAACGAGAAAGGAAAAAGTTTCAAGAAAGGCTTTGCTTAAAAGGCCTGAAAGAGAAAACAGAAAACCTTCAAGAGATGATAAATAGTCTGTAAAACAAGCAGTTAACAAAAACCTCAAGATTTTTCTTGAGGTTTTTTTTTATGTTTTGTAACATTTATCGAGAATCGTACGTATAACAAGTACACGACAAAACTTTTTAAACTAAAATTCCAATTTTTTAATGAGACAACTAAAAATAACTAAGCAGGTTACGAATAGAGAAACTGCTTCTTTGGATAAGTATTTGCAAGAAATAGGTAAGGTTGACTTGATTACAGCTGACATGGAGGTAGAGCTTGCTCAAAGAATTAAAGCGGGAGATCAGGTAGCTTTGGAAAAATTGACAAAAGCAAATTTAAGGTTCGTAGTATCTGTTGCCAAGCAATATCAGAATCAGGGGTTAACTTTACCCGATTTGATCAATGAAGGAAATTTAGGTTTGATCAAAGCAGCAAAAAGATTCGATGAAACAAGAGGATTTAAATTTATTTCTTACGCAGTTTGGTGGATTAGACAATCAATTTTACAGGCTTTGGCAGAGCAATCCAGAATTGTAAGGTTGCCTTTGAACAAAATCGGTTCGATCAATAAAATCAATAAGACTTTTGCAAGGTTAGAACAAGAAAATGAAAGGCCTCCTTCAGCTGAAGAGATTGCAAAAGAATTAGACATGACGGTAAGTGACGTAAAAGAATCTATGAAAAACTCGGGAAGACACGTATCCATGGATGCACCTTTGATCGAAGGAGAAGATTCTAACCTATACGATGTATTGAATTCGGGTGAATCACCAAATCCCGATAAAAGTTTGCTTCACGAATCTCTAAAAGTAGAAATTCTAAGAGCATTGGAAACCCTTACGCCGAGAGAAGCTGATGTGGTTAAATTATATTTTGGATTAGGAGATGCACACCCTATGACCCTTGAAGAAATAGGAGAAACTTTTGATTTAACTCGTGAAAGAGTAAGACAAATTAAGGAAAAAGCGATCAGAAGATTAAAGCATACCTCGAGAAGCAAGATATTGAGAACATATCTTGGATAAAATGAAGAACAAATAGATTTTAAAAAGCCTGTGATTAATCGCAGGCTTTTTATTTTTTGTCTTAGTTTTGTAAAAATTTTGATTCATGTCACACATTATTGCACCTTCTATTCTGGCAGCAGATTTTGCCAACCTTCAAAGAGATATCGAACTAGTTAACAGAAGTGAGGCCGATTGGTTCCATATTGACGTAATGGATGGGGTTTTTGTACCAAATATATCATTCGGAATGCCGGTAATCTCAGCAATTAAAAAACATGCTTCAAAAACCATGGATGTTCACCTGATGATCGTAGATCCGGACAGGTATATTGCTGATTTTAAAAAAGTCGGAGCTGATATTTTAACGGTTCACTATGAAGCCTGTAATCACCTTCACAGAACAGTGCAGGCGATAAAACAAGAGGGAATGAAAGCAGGTGTATCTTTGAATCCCCACACTCCGGTGGCTGTTCTTGCAGACATTATCCAGGATCTGGATCTCGTTCTGATAATGAGTGTCAATCCGGGTTTTGGAGGCCAGAGCTTTATTGAAAATACCTATAAGAAAATAAGTGAGTTAAG
This DNA window, taken from Lutimonas zeaxanthinifaciens, encodes the following:
- the rpe gene encoding ribulose-phosphate 3-epimerase, yielding MSHIIAPSILAADFANLQRDIELVNRSEADWFHIDVMDGVFVPNISFGMPVISAIKKHASKTMDVHLMIVDPDRYIADFKKVGADILTVHYEACNHLHRTVQAIKQEGMKAGVSLNPHTPVAVLADIIQDLDLVLIMSVNPGFGGQSFIENTYKKISELRQMIEKSGSRALIEIDGGVNDKNAEKLVATGANALVAGSFVFRSKDPEQTIHDLKHLKY
- a CDS encoding sigma-70 family RNA polymerase sigma factor produces the protein MRQLKITKQVTNRETASLDKYLQEIGKVDLITADMEVELAQRIKAGDQVALEKLTKANLRFVVSVAKQYQNQGLTLPDLINEGNLGLIKAAKRFDETRGFKFISYAVWWIRQSILQALAEQSRIVRLPLNKIGSINKINKTFARLEQENERPPSAEEIAKELDMTVSDVKESMKNSGRHVSMDAPLIEGEDSNLYDVLNSGESPNPDKSLLHESLKVEILRALETLTPREADVVKLYFGLGDAHPMTLEEIGETFDLTRERVRQIKEKAIRRLKHTSRSKILRTYLG